A stretch of Henckelia pumila isolate YLH828 chromosome 4, ASM3356847v2, whole genome shotgun sequence DNA encodes these proteins:
- the LOC140866836 gene encoding uncharacterized protein, with product MQAREAAVSHSPSFNSYSNSDLAEIAARVVEEFAAEEKSGEFYDDEFYFEREVGSESVKREGEEWDIAGYDHHDKDEGFEFEFVTRDSESSTIPADEIFHDGKIRPVYPFLNGDFLIRKVKEEGGKKTKTIRLPLMKLLIEERETAATSSCSSSDVDELEGVPEEMYCVWQPKAEETETSHAVVLPEDLYCVWRPKATQTAAEEDETARRCKKSTSTGSIYKKLKLKELLSRSHSEGRKDNFVFLTPKKSWSRRENEHRAEEPPVSAWKPRPPPPRRTYLPYRQDLVGFFSGGNGLTKNSKPF from the coding sequence ATGCAAGCGCGTGAAGCTGCCGTCTCGCACTCTCCGAGTTTCAACAGCTATTCCAACAGCGACCTGGCGGAGATAGCCGCCCGGGTGGTGGAGGAATTCGCGGCGGAGGAGAAGTCCGGCGAATTCTACGACGACGAGTTCTACTTCGAGAGGGAAGTGGGTTCGGAATCCGTGAAAAGGGAAGGCGAAGAATGGGATATTGCAGGATATGATCATCATGATAAGGATGAAGgattcgagttcgagttcgtgACGAGGGATTCGGAGTCTTCGACGATTCCCGCCGACGAGATCTTCCACGACGGGAAGATCCGACCCGTTTACCCTTTCTTGAACGGAGATTTCTTGATCAGAAAAGTTAAGGAGGAGGGTGGGAAGAAGACGAAGACGATTCGGCTGCCATTGATGAAGCTTCTCATCGAGGAAAGGGAGACGGCGGCGACGTCGTCTTGCTCTTCGTCGGACGTGGACGAGCTGGAAGGAGTCCCGGAGGAGATGTACTGCGTGTGGCAGCCGAAGGCGGAGGAGACGGAGACTAGTCATGCTGTAGTACTTCCGGAGGATCTGTACTGCGTGTGGCGGCCGAAGGCTACCCAGACGGCGGCGGAGGAGGATGAGACGGCGCGGCGGTGCAAGAAGAGCACCTCCACGGGGTCGATTTACAAGAAACTGAAGTTGAAAGAGCTGCTGAGCAGGAGCCACAGTGAAGGAAGGAAGGACAATTTCGTCTTTTTGACTCCCAAGAAGAGCTGGAGCAGAAGAGAGAACGAACACAGAGCCGAAGAACCGCCGGTCTCCGCCTGGAAACCGAGGCCGCCGCCGCCGCGGCGGACGTACTTGCCGTACAGACAGGATCTGGTGGGGTTTTTCTCCGGTGGCAATGGGTTGACCAAGAATTCAAAGCCTTTTTAA